The genomic window GGCGCATCTGGCGCGGGCGAACCCCTTCAACGCGCCCCACCTGCAGCTGGTACACGATGGCCTCACGGGCCACCGCAGCAGCCCCGCGGCGCCCCCGGGCCCGCCCCGACGTTCCCGCAATCTGGCAGCAGCCGCTGTGGAAGGTGAGCTTAGACCCTGCCCCTATATGGTCGTTATGTGCCCTCGTGATCCACTCGGCCTTAGTGGCCTGGCGGACAGAGGAGGAGAACGCACCTGGCTTTCTGCACCACAGGACGGGGCCTAGTTGCTTGCCCTAGGGTGTCAGCCCTTTTCGCTCTAGGCCGTGTGTCCGATCCTTGGCCCTCCCTCAAGGGCGTGGAAGGGCCCAGGCACAGTTCCCTCTGTGACCTCCACGTCCTCGGGAGAGTAAAGAGGCGGTGACTAGCTCCTTATCCTCTCTGCCGTGAGACCGCTTGGTCAGTGGACTTAAGTGTTGGGTAAAGTCTCCTTCCTAGCCACTGGCCACCTGCAGTTCTTTCTGTTACTTAATTtggctttaattttcttcttcttcctttttttttttttttttttttttttttttttttttaaggattttatttattcatttgacagcgatcacaggttgacagacagagatcgcaagtaggcagaggcaggcagagagagagggggaggcaggcttcccgcccagcagagagcccgatgcggggctcgatcctaggaccccgggatcacgacctgagccgaaggcagaggctctaacccactgaaccacccagggaccccggctttaattttcttcttaaaaatactcCTTTCTCAAGTATTCCCGAAGTCTAGTGTTTGCTGAAAGGAGATATATGAGATAATTGGGTGTCTTGTTTTAATGTAATTGGTAAAGGAGGGGACAGAAGCCCCAGATAAGCTATAAAAAGGAGATAAATAATTGGAAGGGATCCCTTTAGTCTTCCCTTTCAGGAATCTTTTCGTTTAGGCTCAACTTGAACTTAATTGTTAATGTCTTAAGTCCCAGTGGAGTGTATGGACAGAGAAGCCTGAAAACCAGATTGTAGAAATTTGTGTAAATGTTATCTAAATTGTGTAAAACCTAAAGTTTTCAAATCATTTATGTGTTTCTGTTATGTCTTTAGTGTGGGTAAAAAAAATGCTTACACGATAATGTAGTAAATGTACTTGACTTTAGGAGTTTATCTAATTTTATGCTTAACCATGAATCCATAAGTGGGGATAGTATTGATTAGTGACTGGGGTACACTTAGAAGTTTGCAACCTTTTACTTGTCTAGTGCTCTTCTGGGGTTTGGTTTGTATTCTGAAGTGTGTATTTATCAGCAGTTAATAATTTGAAATTTGGTTTTAATTCGAAGAGCTATTAACGTTGTCAAAGACTTTTTAGTATGGCTGAATAAGAGCTGGTGTCTCAGAACCTTCATAATCTAAATGATTCTTCAATTTTGGCAGTAAATGTCTTGTTACTTAAAACTAGATGGAAAATCATCTTTCAGCTTAATTAATTGTAAACAGTGGCCAAAGTTGTTCATTTGTGATAGTACTATTTCACAGGGAATTATAGGTCTCTTTCATTCCCGGGGCCTTAGTCATCTCTGAAGAAAtacttacttgatttttttttcaatcaaacaGAGCAGTATAGCTGTGACTATGGATCTGGCAGATTCTTTATCCTTTGTGGACTTGGAGGAATTATTAGCTGTGGCACAACACATACAGCATTGGTTCCTCTAGATCTGGTTAAATGCAGAATGCAGGTTTGTTTTGCATGTTGGATTGAAAGCATATTGTTGAAGCATGGCTTTTAAAGTTGTACAACATAGACATCTACTAACAAGCTGTGTGGAAACCTAATTATCCAGGAGGTAAGTTGATAACCAGTAACATgagttttatattaaaatgcatGGTGTGTCTTGTCTTACTACAGAGTACAGTTGCGAATATGGCTCCATGAAGTTTTATGCACTGTGTGGCTTTGGTGGGGTCTTAAGTTGTGGTCTGACACACACTGCTGTCGTTCCTCTGGATTTAGTGAAATGCCGAATGCAGGTTTGTATTTAGATGGCAATACTGAATGTATCCTTCATGTGTGACttaattccaaataattttaaaaagacttcacaaatgagaaaatttggaGACATAACAACTGCTAGAAACTTTGGTAGGAAACCAAACCCAAATTTTCTTGACTCGTGATCTTTATTTTAGTTAGTGttttaaattgaagaaaatgGCTCTCTCAAAAATGAGAGTGTAGGCACATTTTGGATCTCAAACCCTGGCTATAAATGGTATTTTGCTGCTGTGCTCAGTTCTGACTACAGTCCCTCTTCAGGACCTACTGGTTCTTTATGCTCCCAGATAGTCATTTTATAAGCAGTTGCTTATTACAGTAGGTTATCTGTAGTGTATTTTTGAAgtaacttcatttcttttatttttctgataggATCAGGTTAGAACATTAATGAAGATTagaaaaaatactctttttcaCTGTCTTAGTTCTAAAATTTTGTAGGCATAGCTTTATGTACCTTTATTTACATAAGTTTTTTTATGATTAGAATATCTTAATTAGGATTactgaaacaaaaataatcaaacaTCAAAAATTTATTTGTCCCAAACAGGATTAGAAGTCTTCTTAtctaaaagagagaggaaggtgaAATAAAGGAAGGTGAAATGTtagcagggagaggaaggtgaTGTATACCAGCTCTTGTAGTACTGGCAGATACAgtgaaattaagatttttttttttcttttccattagttAATAGAATGGATGTGAAATACACCTTCACTAAGATGTATGCATGTCTCTTGAAGTGAATTTAGGTCAAAAGACCGATTCTTAtgttgatttactttttaaatttgtgtttaaatTGCCTTAAGTTCATAAAACTTTATAATTAAACTTCTTAATGGGCTAGCATATATCAGGGATATAGACTTTTCTCTTAGGCAATAAgctttaaaactaattttttaaaagtggtagAGTTGGTTGGTGAAAAATTTTGAGTTTTATCatgtatttttctaggaattctGCCTCAACTAACCCTCCAAGACTTAAGTCTGACTGAAAGAAAGCTAGACCTTCATATACAAAGTTAAATTTACAAAGATGATTGTAGATACTAGGTTGATATGCAGTGAATTTGTGTCTACCCACCTTTTGTGCAGTTACTGGTTTATTTTAGAACCAAAGGAAAAACtagtaatagtaaaataaatatttatgagaaatGATAGCTGTTTGGTACAtagaactaatttttttcttcttgttttaaatACAGGTGGACCCCCAGAAGTACAAGGGCATATTTAATGGATTCTCAGTTACACTGAAAGAGGATGGTGTTCGTGGTTTGGCTAAAGGATGGGCTCCAACTTTCATTGGCTACTCTATGCAGGGGCTCTGCAAGTTTGGTTTTTATGAAGTTTTCAAAGTCTTGTATAGCAACATGCTTGGGGAGGTATGTAATTTTAACTTAGAAATGGACAGTCCTAAGTTTTAACTTAAATTGTAAAACCAAAAAAGGATCTTTTTTTGGTCTGTATTATACTCTGATGCTTTCCAGGTAAGTtggattttgaggtttttttaaagagaaaggatcTGGGATTCCTCTGTACTTCCAGGGCCAACTATACTTGGCACctagatgttaaaaaaataattcacattgTATTGTGGTTGTTAAGATTATGGAGAGGATATACATTCAGTCTCATGTGTGTTGTTTGTGGACCATAACGATAAACACTGTTAGGTTGTCTGAAATGTACTGTTTCCTAGAACTGTCCCCtaattgaaattgaaaacagcCGATGTAATAGCGATACATGTTCCTTCTTATGTTTTTCAATTTAGGAGAATGCCTATCTCTGGCGCACATCACTATATTTGGCTTCTTCTGCCAGTGCTGAATTCTTTGCTGACATTGCCCTGGCTCCTATGGAAGCTGCTAAGGTTCGAATTCAAACCCAGCCAGGTTATGCCAACACTTTGAGGGATGCAGCTCCCAAAATGTATAAGGAAGAAGGCTTAAAAGCGTAAGTGAACATTTGTCTAGAGTTATAGAATAAAAACACTCATTTAAGGGAACTGCATTTGTTAGCATTAAACctagtggactttttttttttttttttaaaggctattaCGTTAATGTCCATATTTACCTTTTATATAGAACATAAACTCCAGGGACAGAGATAAGTTGATTCATGGTTTAAGCCTTGAATTAAAGACTTTTTCTAATGAACCATTTGTCAGTCTGCATATGACTTGATATTATTAACTTTTGGGAAGGGCTTGTTAGAATTCTTGTCATtggggggcgcttgggtgactcagtttttaagcatctgccttaggctctggtcatgatcccagagtcctgggatcgagccctgcatctggctccctgttcagtaggaagcctgcttttccctctcccactgcccctgcttgttttatttttttttttttttttttttttttaaagatttttatttatttatttgacagagagagatcacaagtagacagagaggcaggcagagagagagaggaagggaagcaggctccccgccgagcagagagcccgatgtgggactcgatcccaggaccctgagatcatgacctgagccgaaggcagcggcttaatccactgagccacccaggcgcccctgcccctgcttgttttattccctctctcactgtgtctctctctgtcaattaaataaatagaatttttttttaaaaaaggcttatCATCTGTGTTCACAGCTAAGAATTTGCATATAGTCTGGCTACAACATGCTTCCTTAGATCCACCTTTGTGGATGCCAATCTTGAACTGAGTTCTACTTGTAAACTTCTTGTTTCTTGTAGTTCCAGTCAGAGAAACATCCAGCAACTTTTTTGGTTGTATAGTCAAAGGTGCTTGAGTCATTGGCATGTGAGATAAATATACCTGCATGTTAGTCTTTGGTTCTGATAGAAATGACACGCAGTTATGCTGCCATTTTTTGCTATCAGGACTCGGCTGGTGTGCGGACACGTCTGTTAATGATGCGAATCTCTGCTAGGTGATTAAATGCAACTGAGTAAAATACGTCTCCTGGTTTCCTAGATTCTACAAGGGCGTTGCTCCTCTCTGGATGAGACAGATACCATACACCATGATGAAATTTGCCTGCTTTGAACGTACTGTTGAAGCATTGTACAAGTTTGTGGTTCCCAAGCCCCGAAGTGAATGTACAAAGGCAGAGCAACTGGTTGTAACATTTGTGGCAGGTTACATAGGTATGAGTTATTTACAGCatatttgtctgaaattaagGACAAGTAACCATTTCTGGTACTGGCccctattggggaaaaaaatattccaaagaaGTTATCTTCCCATAGCATTTTTTGTGCCTTTTTAAGATTCATAAATGCTTGTTAATTAGTTTCTGAAAGAATTATTTTCAGGTTTACATGTCTTGATTAAGTTTGGGGGATCTATTGATTGCATTGCTGTACCCTTTTTTTTAGGTCTAGTTTCTCAGTACATTTTTAATACAAAGGAACAGTAATTAAAATGTGGATATAAAAACTTGAAGGATTGTTATTACATAGGATAGACTGCTATATAACTTTGTCAGTCTCTACATCTGATCGTTTTTAAGAActaaaaattaggaaaaggtTATTGGTTGTAATacgaatttttaaaatgaatcccATGTGGGACTGTTTATGTTGACTTTTTTCAGCTGGAGTGTTCTGTGCAATTGTTTCTCACCCTGCTGATTCTGTGGTATCTGTGTTGAATAAGGAGAAAGGTAGCAGTGCTTCTCAAGTCCTTCAGAGACTTGGATTTAAAGGTAGGATTCCACCACCAATGCCCCCGCCCCCAAAGAGTAACACTTGAGTATGCTCCATTTTTCATTCATGTTTCATATTTCCACCAGGTGTATGGAAGGGACTCTTTGCCCGTATCATCATGATTGGCACTCTGACTGCACTACAGTGGTTCATCTATGACTCTGTGAAGGTCTACTTCAGGCTCCCTCGCCCTCCTCCACCTGAAATGCCAGAGTCTCTGAAGAAGAAGCTTGGGTTAACTCAGTAGAATGATCAAAGCAAATGTGGACTGAATCTGCTTGTTGATCAGTGTTGAGGAAAGTACAAGAGgaacttttatatatttgacagtgtaGGAAATTGTCTATTCCTGGTATAATTACTGTAGTACTCCTGCCAAAGGCGAGAGTTTCAGACCCACTGTTGAAATAAACCCAACTGTTCATGATTTGTCTGTGGTTcagtggttatttttaaaaagagtttttaaagatttaaccctaaaatggaaggaatttaaggttttaaattaagtataagttaaaaccttaaggaaaaaatgcaaatggtTCAGTACTACTTAACACTCCCTAAAAATGAAATCTACCTGAATTTTCAAAAACTTGATATAGTTATAGTTAAATTGAAATACGGATAAATATATGCGGTTTTATTTTGACAAGTTAATTTCAGCATGTATTCAAATTTTGCAACATGtactataatttttataaatcctAGTGAGTTTGCTaatcctcatttgtaaaagaaaatctttttttctaggggcacctggctggctcatttggaatgtgcaactcttgatctcagggttatctGTTGGAGTCCTACActgtgtagaaattacttaaataaactttaaaattaaattgaaaaatatgtaaattaggCTGGTTGTTAAaaagatagcttttttttttttaagatttcatttatttatttgacagacagagatcacaagtaggcagagaggcaggcagagaaagggagaagcaggctccctgctgggcagagagccccccccaatgcggggctcaatccttggactctgagatcatgacatgagctgaaggcagaggctttatcccactgagccacccaggtgccccaaaagatagttatttaaaggttttcttttgtttgttttaagtaatctgaAACCAGTGTGAGACTTGAGTGTATAAGCCTGAGGTGAAGAGTCAcatattctactgactgagccagttgcGCCTAGAATGATAGTTTTTAAAAGGACCAAAGCACTTTAAgccactttaaaaacaaaacaaaacaaaaaaaacgatgttacttatttgagatcgagaatgagaggggagaaggttagagggaggagactccctgctgagcagggattccctatgtgggactccatcctgggactccaggatcatgacttgaactgagggcagtcgcttaaccaaccgagcctcCCAAGTGCCCGCTAAAACCACCTTAGGCAGCAATTATCCTCAAATCTGACTTTTTCTAAACTACAAAAAATACAGCATAAAATCACCTAGAAAGTAAGCCACTGTTTAGTTTTCTCCTGTGTTTGCTTATGAAATGTGAAAACCTAATCAGTAATAATTATTCAAATCTGATTACATTTGACCTGAGGTCTTCAGGTATCTGGATTGGGTTGGCAATCCCTGTATAGAGTagaaaaatgggggtgcctgggtggctcagtggattaagcctctgccttcagctcagggtcctggaatcaagccctgccaggagcctgcctcctctgccccctcccctgcctgcctttctggcctacttgtgatctctgttaaataaatctttatatagaTAGGGACTTGgggaaaaaatttttgaagaagtCTGAGGgagagaaatgtttttattaacaaaCCCGTGTTGTAAGGCCAGTGAACAAAATTTAGGAACCAGATACATTTAGTTACATGCTAACTTCTCTGTCATCACTTCCTTTTAAGATTACAAACTTATGTGTattgcagagagaaaggaagggttgTGGGTGCAGTTAAGCCACACTAAAAAGGTACAGCTctaagggcccctgggtggcttagtgggttaagccactgccttcggctcaggtcatgatctcagggtcctgggatcgagtcccgaatcgggctctctgctcagcagggcgcctgcttctctctctctctctctctctctctgtcttcctctctacttgtgatctctctctgtcaaataaataaataaataaaatctttaaaggggcgcctgggtggctcggcgggttaagccgctgccttcggctcaggtcatgaactcggagtcctgggatccagccccacatcgggctctctgctcagcaaggagcctgcttcatcttctctctgcctgcttgtgatctctctcaataaatctctctcaaataaataaaatcttaaagaaaaaaatcttaaaaaaaaaaaaaaggtacagctCTAGTATGAGCCCACATAAGTGATGGCTATGGTAACTGGCATCACCGGTGTGCATTAgcattgctgtgtaacaaaccaacTGAAATCTAATGGCTTGAGATAATCTCAGATCAGGAATTCAG from Mustela lutreola isolate mMusLut2 chromosome 8, mMusLut2.pri, whole genome shotgun sequence includes these protein-coding regions:
- the SLC25A3 gene encoding solute carrier family 25 member 3 isoform X1, which gives rise to MFSSVAHLARANPFNAPHLQLVHDGLTGHRSSPAAPPGPPRRSRNLAAAAVEEQYSCDYGSGRFFILCGLGGIISCGTTHTALVPLDLVKCRMQVDPQKYKGIFNGFSVTLKEDGVRGLAKGWAPTFIGYSMQGLCKFGFYEVFKVLYSNMLGEENAYLWRTSLYLASSASAEFFADIALAPMEAAKVRIQTQPGYANTLRDAAPKMYKEEGLKAFYKGVAPLWMRQIPYTMMKFACFERTVEALYKFVVPKPRSECTKAEQLVVTFVAGYIAGVFCAIVSHPADSVVSVLNKEKGSSASQVLQRLGFKGVWKGLFARIIMIGTLTALQWFIYDSVKVYFRLPRPPPPEMPESLKKKLGLTQ
- the SLC25A3 gene encoding solute carrier family 25 member 3 isoform X2, translating into MFSSVAHLARANPFNAPHLQLVHDGLTGHRSSPAAPPGPPRRSRNLAAAAVEEYSCEYGSMKFYALCGFGGVLSCGLTHTAVVPLDLVKCRMQVDPQKYKGIFNGFSVTLKEDGVRGLAKGWAPTFIGYSMQGLCKFGFYEVFKVLYSNMLGEENAYLWRTSLYLASSASAEFFADIALAPMEAAKVRIQTQPGYANTLRDAAPKMYKEEGLKAFYKGVAPLWMRQIPYTMMKFACFERTVEALYKFVVPKPRSECTKAEQLVVTFVAGYIAGVFCAIVSHPADSVVSVLNKEKGSSASQVLQRLGFKGVWKGLFARIIMIGTLTALQWFIYDSVKVYFRLPRPPPPEMPESLKKKLGLTQ